A genome region from Myroides fluvii includes the following:
- the odhB gene encoding 2-oxoglutarate dehydrogenase complex dihydrolipoyllysine-residue succinyltransferase, with the protein MSILEMKVPSPGESITEVEIATWLVKDGDYVEKDQAIAEVDSDKATLELPAEASGIITLKAEEGDAVAVGQVVCLIDTSAAKPAGGSSTEAKPAAEAPKAEAPKAEPVQAPAAATYATGSASPAAKKILDEKNIDPATVSGTGKEGRITKEDALNAKHSMGTPTGGSRGEERKKMSMLRRKVAERLVEAKNTTAMLTTFNEVNLTNVNKLRSEYKDAFKAKHGVGLGFMSFFTKAVTRALALYPDVNSMIDGQEQIKYDFCDISIAVSGPKGLMVPVVRNAELLSFRGVEAEIKRLATRARDGQITVDEMTGGTFTITNGGVFGSMLSTPIINPPQSGILGMHNIIERPIAVNGQVEIHPMMYVALSYDHRIIDGRESVGFLVAIKEALENPTELLMDNNPKKALEL; encoded by the coding sequence ATGAGCATCTTAGAAATGAAAGTTCCTTCACCAGGTGAATCAATTACAGAGGTTGAAATTGCAACTTGGTTGGTAAAAGATGGAGACTATGTTGAGAAAGACCAAGCAATTGCTGAGGTTGATTCAGATAAAGCAACATTAGAATTGCCTGCTGAAGCAAGCGGAATCATTACTTTAAAAGCAGAAGAAGGTGACGCAGTAGCGGTAGGTCAAGTGGTTTGTTTAATCGATACAAGCGCAGCAAAACCAGCGGGAGGTTCTTCTACAGAAGCTAAGCCAGCAGCAGAAGCTCCAAAAGCGGAAGCTCCTAAGGCAGAGCCAGTACAAGCACCTGCAGCAGCAACTTATGCAACAGGTTCAGCTTCTCCAGCTGCCAAAAAAATATTAGATGAGAAAAATATTGATCCTGCTACGGTTTCTGGAACAGGAAAAGAGGGTAGAATCACAAAAGAAGATGCTTTAAACGCGAAACACTCAATGGGAACCCCAACTGGTGGATCAAGAGGAGAGGAACGCAAAAAAATGTCAATGTTACGTCGTAAAGTAGCAGAGCGTTTGGTTGAAGCTAAAAATACAACAGCGATGTTAACGACGTTCAACGAGGTTAACTTAACGAATGTAAACAAATTAAGAAGCGAATATAAAGACGCTTTTAAAGCGAAACACGGCGTTGGTTTAGGATTTATGTCTTTCTTTACGAAAGCGGTTACTCGTGCTTTAGCCTTGTATCCAGACGTAAACTCTATGATTGATGGACAAGAGCAAATTAAATATGACTTCTGTGATATTTCAATTGCAGTTTCTGGACCTAAAGGACTTATGGTTCCAGTGGTGCGCAATGCTGAATTATTGTCTTTCCGCGGTGTTGAAGCTGAAATTAAACGTTTAGCTACAAGAGCGCGCGATGGTCAAATTACTGTAGATGAAATGACAGGTGGTACTTTTACAATCACCAATGGTGGTGTATTCGGATCAATGTTATCTACGCCAATCATTAACCCTCCACAATCAGGAATCTTGGGAATGCACAACATCATCGAGCGTCCAATCGCTGTAAATGGTCAAGTGGAAATCCACCCAATGATGTATGTTGCGTTGTCGTATGACCACCGTATCATCGACGGACGTGAATCAGTAGGTTTCTTAGTTGCAATTAAAGAAGCACTAGAAAATCCAACTGAATTGTTGATGGATAACAATCCTAAAAAAGCATTAGAACTTTAA
- a CDS encoding 2-oxoglutarate dehydrogenase E1 component, with protein sequence MDRFSFLNAAHTAFFADLYDQYLENPDSVEPSWRAFFQGFDFANEFNDGTVEKVTYVSSPTSGSKTGDSADISQITKELAVLKLIDGYRTYGHLLTKTNPLRERRVVHPDLSLEKFGLSAADLNTTFDAAKAIQLPASTLAQIVAQLEKIYCATLGIEFKYITDEKEVNWIQDHFEIPEAKFDSEEKKEILHKLIEAVSFENFLNTKYVGQKRFSLEGLEAAIPAMDFLIEAAAVKGVEEIVVGMAHRGRLNVLANVFKKPTQEIFSEFDGKDYDTVEGFDGDVKYHLGLSSTRKTRSGKDIHVNLTPNPSHLETVGAVIEGIARAKQDTVYTNQPSKVLPIALHGDAAISGQGIVYEIVQMAQLRGYKTEGTIHVVLNNQVGFTTNFTDGRSSTYSTDIAKVTASPVLHVNADDTEAAVRAFLFALEYRMTFGRDVFIDLVGYRKYGHNEGDEPKFTQPLLYKLIAKHPNARNIYNARLLDDKIVDESFVKDLEQQYKDVLEQDLQMSRENEFAKIRTFMQENWKNFRTVDEKAMVVDYDTKVSKQVLTDIAEVITELPADKKFISKVKRLIGDRKAMFFENDKLDWAMGELLAYGSLISEGYDVRMSGQDVERGTFSHRHAVVKTEDTEELIVLLNHLKDQKGQMRIFNSLLSEYAVLGFEYGYALTNPNTLTIWEAQFGDFSNGAQIMMDQYISAAEDKWNSQNGLVMLLPHGYENQGAEHSSARLERYLQLCSEHNMYVANCTTPANFFHLMRRQMVTDFRKPLIVMSPKSLLRHPMATSTVSELTDGKFQYVIDDAGVDKAKVKSLVFCSGKFYYDLVAKREELGRDDIAFVRLEQLFPLPVEQIKAIIASYPNADDFVWAQEEPKNMGAYGYILMNFEEKPLRYAGNKAYSAPASGSSTRSKKRFAYAIEKVFNKNL encoded by the coding sequence ATGGATAGATTTTCCTTTTTAAACGCGGCACACACTGCATTTTTTGCAGATTTGTATGATCAATATTTAGAAAATCCAGATAGCGTAGAACCAAGTTGGAGAGCCTTCTTTCAAGGTTTCGATTTTGCAAATGAATTTAATGATGGCACAGTTGAGAAAGTAACTTATGTTTCATCCCCAACAAGTGGTTCAAAAACAGGTGATTCAGCAGATATAAGCCAAATTACAAAGGAGTTGGCGGTATTGAAATTAATCGATGGCTACAGGACTTACGGACACTTATTGACTAAAACAAACCCGCTTAGAGAAAGAAGAGTTGTTCACCCAGATTTAAGTTTAGAGAAATTCGGTTTATCCGCTGCTGATTTAAATACAACCTTTGACGCAGCAAAAGCAATTCAATTACCCGCATCTACTTTAGCGCAAATCGTTGCCCAATTAGAAAAAATTTACTGTGCAACTTTAGGTATTGAATTCAAATATATCACAGACGAAAAAGAGGTGAATTGGATCCAAGATCACTTCGAAATCCCAGAAGCAAAATTTGATTCAGAAGAAAAAAAGGAAATCCTTCACAAATTAATTGAGGCCGTTTCTTTTGAGAACTTCTTGAATACTAAATATGTAGGACAAAAGCGTTTCTCCCTAGAGGGGTTAGAAGCAGCTATTCCTGCGATGGACTTTTTAATTGAAGCTGCTGCTGTAAAAGGAGTAGAGGAAATTGTAGTGGGTATGGCTCACAGAGGTCGTTTGAACGTTTTGGCAAACGTATTCAAAAAACCAACCCAAGAAATCTTCTCTGAATTTGACGGAAAAGACTACGATACGGTAGAAGGATTCGACGGGGATGTTAAATACCACTTGGGGTTAAGCTCGACACGTAAAACGCGCTCGGGAAAAGATATTCACGTAAACTTAACGCCAAACCCTTCTCACTTAGAGACGGTTGGTGCAGTAATCGAAGGAATCGCAAGAGCAAAACAAGATACCGTTTATACCAATCAACCTTCTAAAGTATTGCCAATCGCTTTACACGGAGATGCTGCTATTTCTGGACAGGGAATTGTATATGAAATCGTGCAAATGGCACAACTAAGAGGATACAAAACTGAAGGGACAATCCACGTAGTGCTAAACAACCAAGTTGGATTTACAACAAACTTCACGGATGGACGTTCTTCTACGTATTCTACGGATATCGCTAAGGTTACAGCTTCTCCTGTATTACACGTAAATGCAGATGATACAGAGGCTGCTGTACGCGCTTTCTTGTTCGCTTTAGAATATCGTATGACTTTCGGTAGAGATGTATTCATCGATTTAGTAGGGTACCGTAAATATGGACACAACGAGGGAGATGAACCAAAATTCACGCAACCTTTATTATATAAGTTAATCGCTAAGCATCCAAATGCAAGAAATATCTATAACGCAAGATTGTTAGATGACAAAATTGTAGATGAAAGCTTCGTGAAAGACCTAGAACAACAATATAAAGATGTATTAGAACAAGATTTGCAAATGTCACGTGAGAATGAATTTGCTAAAATCAGAACGTTCATGCAAGAAAACTGGAAGAACTTCAGAACCGTAGATGAAAAAGCAATGGTTGTTGATTATGATACGAAAGTGTCTAAACAAGTATTGACGGATATCGCTGAGGTAATTACAGAACTTCCTGCAGATAAGAAATTCATTAGCAAGGTAAAACGTCTAATTGGAGACCGCAAAGCCATGTTCTTTGAAAATGACAAATTAGACTGGGCAATGGGTGAATTGTTGGCTTACGGATCATTGATCTCTGAGGGATATGATGTGCGTATGTCAGGACAAGATGTGGAGCGTGGTACATTCTCTCATCGTCATGCTGTTGTTAAAACAGAAGATACAGAAGAACTAATTGTTTTATTGAATCACTTGAAAGACCAAAAAGGACAAATGAGAATTTTTAACTCTTTGTTGTCTGAGTATGCTGTTTTAGGATTCGAATATGGATATGCTTTGACAAATCCAAATACCTTGACCATTTGGGAAGCTCAATTTGGGGATTTCTCCAATGGAGCTCAAATTATGATGGACCAATACATCTCTGCTGCAGAAGATAAATGGAACAGTCAAAACGGTTTGGTGATGTTGTTACCTCATGGATATGAAAACCAAGGGGCAGAGCACTCTTCAGCGCGTTTAGAGCGTTATTTACAATTGTGTTCAGAACACAATATGTACGTGGCAAACTGTACAACTCCAGCCAACTTCTTCCACTTGATGCGTAGACAGATGGTTACTGATTTTAGAAAACCATTAATCGTGATGTCGCCAAAGAGTTTGTTGAGACATCCAATGGCAACTTCAACCGTCAGCGAATTGACAGACGGAAAATTCCAATATGTAATTGACGACGCAGGTGTAGATAAAGCAAAAGTGAAGTCATTGGTATTCTGTTCGGGTAAATTCTACTACGATTTAGTAGCGAAGAGAGAAGAATTAGGACGAGACGACATTGCATTTGTGCGTTTAGAACAATTATTCCCTCTACCAGTAGAGCAAATCAAAGCGATAATCGCTTCTTATCCAAATGCGGATGACTTTGTATGGGCACAAGAAGAACCGAAGAACATGGGAGCTTATGGTTATATTTTGATGAACTTTGAAGAAAAACCATTGCGTTATGCAGGAAATAAAGCGTATAGTGCGCCAGCTTCAGGAAGTTCAACACGCTCTAAAAAGCGTTTTGCTTATGCAATTGAAAAAGTTTTTAATAAGAACTTATAA
- a CDS encoding polyprenyl synthetase family protein, with product MQSIAKYKEQIADYLNSIQLDGQPIELYEPISYILSLGGKQIRPVLTLMAADVFNEDPKKAIYAATAIELFHNFSLMHDDIMDDASLRRGHQTVHEKWNINTAILSGDAMLILAYQYFEYYEPVIFRDLAKLFSKTAIQVCEGQQYDICFEDRSDVKIEQYIKMIEYKTAVLVAAALKMGAIVAKTTAENANQIYNFGLNLGIAFQLLDDHLDAFGDEATFGKRIGGDILENKKTFLYLKSLEQANPAQKEELTRFYATVDCADEEQKIARVKELFVQTGAQQASLQLIEQYTEEALKILEILAIEEDKKELLRVFSKELMNRQM from the coding sequence ATGCAATCCATAGCAAAATACAAAGAACAGATCGCCGATTATCTTAATTCCATTCAATTAGATGGTCAACCCATCGAACTTTATGAGCCTATTTCCTATATTCTTTCTTTAGGAGGAAAGCAAATCAGACCGGTTTTAACGTTGATGGCTGCGGATGTTTTTAACGAAGATCCGAAAAAAGCGATTTATGCAGCAACGGCGATTGAGTTGTTTCACAACTTTTCGTTGATGCACGATGATATTATGGATGATGCTTCTTTGCGTAGAGGGCATCAAACGGTACACGAGAAGTGGAATATTAACACGGCTATTCTCTCGGGTGATGCGATGTTGATTTTAGCGTACCAATATTTTGAGTATTACGAGCCTGTGATCTTTAGAGATTTGGCGAAGTTGTTTAGCAAAACGGCAATTCAAGTATGCGAAGGACAACAATACGATATCTGTTTTGAAGATCGCTCAGATGTAAAAATTGAGCAGTACATCAAAATGATTGAATACAAAACGGCGGTTTTGGTTGCGGCAGCACTAAAAATGGGAGCTATCGTAGCAAAAACAACAGCAGAAAATGCCAATCAGATTTACAATTTCGGGTTGAATTTGGGCATTGCCTTCCAATTGTTAGATGATCACCTGGATGCTTTTGGAGATGAAGCGACGTTTGGCAAGCGCATTGGAGGAGATATTCTAGAGAATAAAAAGACGTTTTTATATTTAAAATCGTTGGAGCAAGCCAATCCAGCGCAAAAAGAAGAGTTAACTCGCTTTTATGCTACAGTAGACTGTGCAGACGAAGAACAAAAAATCGCGCGCGTAAAAGAATTGTTCGTTCAAACAGGAGCTCAACAAGCATCCTTACAGTTGATTGAACAATATACGGAAGAGGCGTTGAAGATTTTGGAAATCTTAGCCATCGAAGAAGATAAAAAAGAATTACTTCGCGTGTTCAGTAAAGAATTAATGAATAGACAAATGTAA
- a CDS encoding TetR/AcrR family transcriptional regulator has protein sequence METLILEKATHLFLSQGFKSITMDDIAAELSISKKTIYQHYASKPELIEKSLAYINEKFLKSLEAVIAQNRPAVAEIITAHNNMNEVFAIETSVCLYQLNKYYPKIAQKQKIFHKKKYVGIIERNLEKGIKEGVFRANLDVEFTARLHIASVVLLDDHDYFEPAEYTHMQLHTLHLEHHIRSITTEKGLKQYLELKESIKNE, from the coding sequence ATGGAAACTTTAATACTCGAAAAGGCTACTCATTTGTTTTTATCTCAAGGATTTAAAAGCATTACAATGGACGATATAGCCGCTGAATTATCTATATCAAAAAAAACAATATACCAACACTACGCTTCCAAACCGGAACTCATTGAAAAGAGCTTGGCTTACATCAACGAGAAGTTCTTGAAGTCGCTAGAAGCCGTTATTGCTCAAAACAGACCAGCAGTTGCAGAAATCATAACCGCTCACAACAATATGAATGAGGTCTTCGCTATAGAGACATCGGTTTGTTTGTATCAATTAAACAAATACTATCCGAAGATTGCACAGAAGCAAAAGATTTTTCACAAGAAAAAGTACGTAGGCATCATTGAGCGCAACTTAGAGAAGGGGATAAAAGAAGGGGTGTTTCGCGCTAACTTGGATGTTGAATTTACTGCTCGTCTACACATCGCTTCCGTAGTATTACTAGACGATCACGATTACTTTGAACCAGCCGAGTATACCCATATGCAGTTACATACGTTACACTTGGAGCACCACATACGAAGCATTACAACAGAAAAAGGATTGAAACAATACCTAGAATTAAAAGAAAGTATTAAAAATGAATAA
- a CDS encoding TolC family protein, translating into MNKTLLTLYSLFVSCALWAQEPLSLKEALQYALEHKAEARQATLDITNSDYQIQEVKANALPHLNVEANIANNVKIQEMPLTLGGQTQMIPFNLKWNSQVTATASQILFNQAVFMGLKAARSAKEFYIINKELTDEQIIEKVASTYYQVFQSKAMLKTLETTISSTTRMKDIIEDLHRNGLATQIDLDRTRVSLSNLKANRQQIINAVDLQENALKFFMGMDLQTAIQLPENTFTIDESTILAENKIDARTEVHLLEKQKELLAYKLKSIQADYYPSLAAFGTFGYQGMGDKFPWGNKPSDGVFWTSASAVGISLKLPIFNGFETRSRARQAKIDLEKIDVQLEDTKQALALDFSNAQKSIENALITINIQKENVELAQSILTNMQNNYKHGLASLTDLLNAENAYTEAENNYTTALLDFKLAEIQIVKSQGALKTLLN; encoded by the coding sequence ATGAATAAGACCTTACTAACCTTATACAGTCTATTTGTTTCTTGCGCACTCTGGGCACAGGAACCGTTGAGTTTAAAAGAGGCATTACAATATGCTCTAGAGCACAAAGCCGAAGCTAGACAAGCAACGTTAGATATCACCAATAGTGACTATCAAATTCAGGAAGTGAAGGCCAATGCACTTCCTCATTTAAACGTAGAGGCCAATATTGCCAACAACGTCAAAATTCAGGAAATGCCGTTAACGTTAGGCGGACAAACGCAGATGATTCCCTTCAATTTAAAGTGGAACTCTCAAGTAACTGCTACGGCCTCTCAAATCTTGTTTAATCAAGCGGTATTTATGGGGTTAAAGGCTGCGCGTTCAGCGAAAGAGTTTTACATCATCAACAAAGAGCTAACGGATGAGCAAATCATAGAAAAAGTGGCTTCTACTTACTATCAAGTATTTCAGTCTAAAGCGATGTTGAAAACCCTTGAAACTACGATTAGCAGTACAACGCGCATGAAAGATATTATTGAGGATTTACACCGCAATGGCTTAGCGACCCAAATCGATTTAGACCGCACAAGAGTGAGTTTAAGCAATTTAAAAGCCAATAGACAGCAGATCATCAATGCCGTTGATTTACAAGAAAATGCTTTAAAGTTTTTCATGGGAATGGATTTACAAACTGCCATTCAATTGCCTGAAAACACCTTTACCATAGATGAGAGTACTATTCTTGCGGAAAATAAGATTGATGCTCGAACGGAAGTTCACCTATTAGAAAAGCAAAAAGAGTTATTAGCCTATAAACTCAAGTCAATTCAGGCCGATTACTATCCTTCACTAGCCGCTTTTGGAACCTTTGGTTATCAAGGCATGGGAGATAAATTCCCCTGGGGCAATAAACCGAGTGATGGCGTATTCTGGACGAGCGCTTCAGCCGTGGGGATTTCACTAAAACTACCCATCTTTAACGGTTTTGAAACGAGATCAAGAGCCAGACAAGCGAAAATAGACCTTGAAAAAATAGACGTACAACTGGAAGATACGAAACAGGCCTTGGCTTTAGATTTTTCCAACGCACAAAAATCCATTGAAAATGCTTTAATCACCATTAACATTCAAAAGGAAAATGTGGAATTAGCTCAAAGTATTTTGACGAATATGCAAAACAATTACAAACACGGATTAGCTTCTTTAACTGATTTGCTCAATGCAGAAAATGCGTATACCGAAGCTGAGAACAATTATACCACTGCCTTACTTGATTTTAAACTCGCAGAAATTCAAATTGTCAAATCACAAGGAGCGCTGAAAACCTTACTTAACTAA
- a CDS encoding efflux RND transporter periplasmic adaptor subunit, with protein MKKIITTLVLVALLGGTIYILNRNKTNNDAETAIVAEQDATITVRVEKASVRVVDATYKANGNFVPYQEVTLAAETPGRVAKLLVDEGAQVRKGQVLAWVNSDQISVQVRNAEAAYATAKADAARFESAYTTGGVTKQQLDQVKLMVQNAEANLKSAQITAGDAHIKAPIDGIINKKHVEQGSFVAPGAPIFDLVNVNQLKLRVNVDESHVANLKEGDLIEVKASVFPNDRFEGKVTFIAPKADVALNYPVDLLLTNNKDNKLRAGMYGSAYFDADQNQDTPLLLVPRNAFVGSVNSNLIYRVIDNKAVATQVVSGRNLGDFVEILDGLKEGETVITSGQINLTDQAPVSIIK; from the coding sequence ATGAAAAAAATAATAACAACCTTAGTTCTCGTTGCCTTGCTAGGTGGAACTATCTATATATTAAACCGCAACAAAACCAATAACGACGCAGAAACAGCAATTGTAGCAGAACAAGATGCAACGATTACCGTTCGCGTTGAAAAAGCAAGTGTACGCGTTGTTGACGCTACTTATAAGGCGAATGGCAACTTTGTGCCTTACCAAGAAGTAACCTTAGCGGCAGAGACACCAGGTCGCGTAGCTAAATTACTAGTTGACGAAGGAGCACAAGTGCGTAAAGGCCAAGTTTTGGCTTGGGTTAATAGCGATCAAATTAGCGTACAAGTGCGCAATGCAGAGGCAGCTTATGCAACAGCCAAAGCTGATGCAGCTCGTTTTGAAAGCGCTTATACCACAGGAGGAGTAACCAAACAACAATTGGATCAGGTAAAACTAATGGTCCAAAATGCGGAAGCGAATTTAAAATCGGCCCAAATTACAGCTGGCGATGCCCATATCAAAGCTCCAATAGACGGCATTATAAACAAGAAACACGTAGAACAAGGGAGTTTTGTTGCTCCTGGTGCTCCCATTTTTGATTTAGTGAATGTCAATCAGCTCAAATTGAGAGTCAATGTAGATGAAAGTCACGTTGCGAATCTAAAAGAGGGGGATCTTATTGAGGTGAAAGCAAGTGTTTTCCCGAATGATCGCTTTGAGGGTAAGGTAACGTTCATCGCTCCTAAGGCTGATGTTGCTTTAAATTATCCCGTTGATTTACTTTTAACCAACAACAAAGACAATAAGCTGCGCGCAGGAATGTATGGTTCTGCTTACTTTGATGCGGATCAAAATCAAGACACTCCCCTACTTCTTGTGCCGCGTAATGCTTTTGTTGGAAGTGTAAACTCTAATCTTATCTATCGCGTTATCGACAACAAAGCAGTAGCTACCCAAGTAGTATCTGGCAGAAATCTAGGTGATTTTGTTGAAATCCTCGACGGATTAAAAGAAGGAGAAACGGTAATTACCTCTGGGCAAATCAACCTAACAGACCAAGCCCCTGTTTCTATTATTAAATAA